Part of the Microbulbifer salipaludis genome is shown below.
TGATTCTGTTTATCCAGAAGCGCCCCAAAGGGCTGTTTCCCCAGCGTGGGAGGGCCGCAGAATGAGCGCAGTAAATACCGCAACAAACAAAATCGGCCGGCTCTTCGCTGAGCTGCGCCAGCCCGGTAAGGGGTCTTCCTTCCTGGTGGGTGCGCTGCTGGTAACAACGCTGGCCATGTCTGCCGCCAACCTGTTGTTGCCTGCGGAATCGCCCCTGTATGTCAGTACCTACTCCATCACCCTGATGGGCAAATATCTGTGCTTTGCCATGCTGGCGATGGCGGTGGATATCATCTGGGGCTATTGCGGCATCCTGAGCCTCGGCCACGGGGCGTTTTTTGCGCTCGGCGGTTACGGCATGGGCATGTACCTGATGCGCCAGATTGGTGACCGCGGTGTGTATGGCAATCCGGATCTTCCGGACTTTATGGTGTTTTTAAACTGGCAGGAACTGCCGTGGTACTGGTTTGGTATGGATCAGTTCTGGTTCGCCATGCTGGTGGCGCTCGCCGTGCCGGGGCTGCTGGCCTTTATCTTTGGCTGGCTGGCGTTTCGCTCGCGGGTGACCGGCGTATATCTGTCCATCATGACCCAGGCGCTGACCTATGCGTTGATGCTGGCGTTTTTCCGCAATGAAATGGGGTTCGGCGGCAACAACGGGCTGACGGATTTCAAGGATATTCTCGGGTTTGATTTGCAGGCCGATGGCACACGGGTGGCGCTGTTACTGACGACCACGCTGCTGGTGGTGATCGCCTTTCTCAGCAGCCGCGCGATTGTGCAGTCGCGCCTTGGCCGCGTGATTGTGGCAGTGCGGGATGCGGAGGCGCGTGCGCGCTTTCTCGGCTACCGCACCGAACACTACAAGGTGTGGCTGTTCGTGTACTCGGCACTGATCGCAGCGCTGGCGGGCGTACTGTATGTACCACAGGTAGGGATTATCAATCCTGGCGAATT
Proteins encoded:
- the urtC gene encoding urea ABC transporter permease subunit UrtC; the protein is MSAVNTATNKIGRLFAELRQPGKGSSFLVGALLVTTLAMSAANLLLPAESPLYVSTYSITLMGKYLCFAMLAMAVDIIWGYCGILSLGHGAFFALGGYGMGMYLMRQIGDRGVYGNPDLPDFMVFLNWQELPWYWFGMDQFWFAMLVALAVPGLLAFIFGWLAFRSRVTGVYLSIMTQALTYALMLAFFRNEMGFGGNNGLTDFKDILGFDLQADGTRVALLLTTTLLVVIAFLSSRAIVQSRLGRVIVAVRDAEARARFLGYRTEHYKVWLFVYSALIAALAGVLYVPQVGIINPGEFTPLNSIEVVVWVAVGGRGTLYGAIVGALLVNYAKTRFTAIMPDGWLFALGALFVIVTVYLPKGLAGLLQRSPDDAPVPPAQDKVPAGNRGGIGPQEVNA